The following proteins come from a genomic window of Geothrix edaphica:
- a CDS encoding efflux RND transporter periplasmic adaptor subunit → MKKRWVIVSVAGVALATGMFFTLKGSDGKGKKAEASTPFRLGKVQAEDLQVSVREVGVVDPLTKVDVKSTVSGRIVGLKVREGATVRAGEVLAEVEPDVNQAQTLSDVQGSVSQARVSFKNAERDFAQQAELFKSGLISDQAYRSARTTRDLAEEAFKSAQTRYQIVEDRGIPISGNASTQKARVTAPMNGVVIKKGVELGDTITSGVSSFNAGTVVFTVADLASIIVKVNLNEVDIAKVKVGQAVRLTLDAYPQKAFTGKVRFVAPAAELVEKIKVFKVEVALDELTDAFRTGMSANVEILGEKREKAVSIPLEALQRRDGQTVVYRLKENLQPQDLAKAKEGLAGRGKFIWLSDHWKEYFDVVPVKAGIATLERVEILTGLKANDQVSLEDPSKKKVEKDDENN, encoded by the coding sequence ATGAAGAAGCGGTGGGTCATCGTCTCCGTGGCCGGAGTCGCCTTGGCGACCGGCATGTTCTTCACCCTCAAGGGCAGTGATGGCAAGGGTAAGAAGGCCGAGGCCTCCACCCCCTTCCGCCTGGGCAAGGTCCAGGCCGAGGACCTCCAGGTGAGCGTCCGGGAGGTGGGCGTGGTGGATCCCCTCACCAAGGTGGACGTGAAGTCCACAGTGTCCGGCCGCATCGTGGGCCTGAAGGTCCGTGAGGGCGCCACCGTCAGAGCCGGCGAAGTGCTGGCCGAAGTGGAGCCGGACGTGAACCAGGCCCAGACCCTGTCGGACGTCCAGGGCAGCGTGTCCCAGGCCCGGGTGAGCTTCAAGAATGCCGAACGGGACTTCGCCCAGCAGGCCGAGCTCTTCAAGTCGGGGCTCATCTCCGACCAGGCCTACCGGAGCGCCCGGACCACCCGTGATCTGGCGGAAGAGGCCTTCAAGAGCGCCCAGACCCGCTACCAGATCGTGGAGGACCGGGGCATCCCCATCAGCGGCAACGCCTCCACCCAGAAAGCCCGGGTGACCGCCCCCATGAACGGCGTGGTGATCAAGAAGGGCGTGGAACTGGGCGACACCATCACTTCCGGCGTCAGCTCTTTCAATGCCGGCACCGTGGTATTTACCGTGGCGGATCTGGCCTCCATCATCGTGAAGGTGAACCTCAACGAGGTGGACATCGCCAAGGTGAAGGTGGGCCAGGCCGTGCGGCTCACCCTGGACGCCTACCCCCAGAAGGCCTTCACGGGCAAGGTGCGCTTCGTGGCTCCCGCCGCCGAGCTGGTGGAGAAGATCAAGGTCTTCAAGGTGGAGGTGGCCCTGGATGAGCTCACGGATGCGTTCCGCACCGGCATGAGCGCCAACGTGGAGATCCTCGGCGAGAAGCGGGAGAAGGCCGTGAGCATCCCCCTGGAGGCCCTGCAGCGCCGGGACGGCCAGACCGTGGTCTATCGGCTGAAGGAGAACCTCCAGCCCCAGGACCTGGCCAAGGCCAAGGAGGGCCTGGCGGGCCGCGGCAAGTTCATCTGGCTCTCCGACCACTGGAAGGAGTACTTCGACGTGGTGCCCGTCAAGGCCGGCATCGCCACGCTGGAACGGGTGGAGATCCTCACGGGCCTCAAGGCCAACGACCAGGTGAGCCTGGAGGATCCCAGCAAGAAGAAGGTCGAGAAGGATGATGAGAACAATTAG
- a CDS encoding ABC transporter ATP-binding protein codes for MSTIIQTQGLTKVYGANGTAVHALRGIDLTVAKGEFVALIGPSGSGKSTLMAILGCLDLPTAGTYTLDGHQVQGLSGGELARIRNEKVGFVFQSYNLLPKASISRNVELPMLYAGVGRRERRERALALLEKVGIADKADKLPGTLSGGQKQRVAVARALANGPALLLADEPTGALDSRTGAEVLDLFRELHSQGNTLLLVTHDPSIAALAERRVEIRDGLIALTEGVA; via the coding sequence ATGTCCACCATCATCCAGACCCAGGGCCTGACGAAGGTCTACGGCGCCAACGGAACAGCGGTCCACGCCCTTCGGGGCATCGACCTGACCGTGGCCAAGGGCGAGTTCGTGGCCCTCATCGGCCCCTCGGGATCCGGCAAGTCCACCCTCATGGCCATCCTCGGCTGCCTGGACCTGCCCACCGCCGGCACCTACACGCTGGATGGCCATCAGGTCCAGGGGCTGTCCGGCGGCGAGCTGGCGCGCATCCGCAACGAGAAGGTGGGATTCGTCTTCCAGAGCTACAACCTGCTGCCGAAGGCCAGCATCTCCCGCAACGTGGAGCTGCCCATGCTCTACGCCGGCGTGGGCCGCAGGGAGCGCCGCGAGCGCGCCCTGGCCCTCCTCGAGAAAGTGGGCATCGCAGACAAGGCCGACAAGCTGCCCGGCACGCTCTCCGGCGGCCAGAAGCAGCGCGTGGCCGTGGCCCGGGCCCTGGCCAATGGACCGGCGCTGCTGCTGGCGGACGAACCCACGGGCGCGCTCGATTCCAGGACCGGCGCCGAGGTGCTGGACCTCTTCCGCGAGCTGCACAGCCAGGGCAACACCCTGCTGCTGGTGACCCATGATCCCTCCATCGCGGCCCTGGCGGAGCGGCGCGTTGAAATCAGGGATGGTCTGATCGCCCTTACCGAGGGAGTGGCGTAG
- a CDS encoding ABC transporter permease codes for MTTSGAFRERLFGAWVEIRENLGRSILQALGVLLGVASVLGGFSISDSQRRRADQMFVKMGGLDKLNVQPKAAVRDGRPTALQQANLGLRDADALGGEALKADAIQGVSRQKNARARVVSAYGDQDRQISGIGGDFIPANGYGVARGRGFSATEMDTGAPVVILGTEAAQVFFPKGDALGQTLRIGSVPVTVIGVFEERVFRFREGQRNQFWWRNRIIAVPANLVQRRMNGDAYRRVDRITFRIPDMGAMGAFARQLSYLVKANHRLQEDFRLDDVAARIRRRNSQGDVYDIIFLLSGVLALVGGGIVNVNIQMAGLKERVREVGVKMALGASGREIFKGFMTEALLLTALGSLAGLVLGVGFSWVITKSLGIPLYMTPASFLWAYGLAAAFGFLFALYPAWKASRLSPMEALRYE; via the coding sequence ATGACCACCTCCGGCGCTTTCCGCGAGCGGCTGTTCGGGGCCTGGGTGGAGATCCGGGAGAACCTCGGTCGCTCCATCCTGCAGGCCCTGGGCGTGCTGCTGGGGGTGGCCTCGGTGCTGGGTGGCTTCTCCATCTCCGACAGCCAGCGGCGGCGCGCGGACCAGATGTTCGTGAAGATGGGCGGCCTCGACAAGCTGAACGTCCAGCCCAAGGCGGCGGTGCGGGATGGCCGGCCCACGGCCTTGCAGCAGGCCAACCTCGGCCTGCGGGACGCCGACGCCCTCGGTGGCGAGGCCCTGAAGGCGGACGCCATCCAGGGCGTGAGCCGGCAGAAGAACGCCCGGGCCCGGGTGGTCTCGGCCTACGGGGATCAGGACCGCCAGATCAGCGGCATCGGCGGGGACTTCATCCCGGCCAATGGCTACGGGGTGGCCCGCGGGCGCGGCTTCTCCGCCACGGAGATGGATACGGGCGCCCCCGTCGTCATCCTCGGCACCGAGGCGGCCCAGGTCTTCTTCCCCAAGGGCGACGCCCTGGGCCAGACCCTCCGCATCGGGAGCGTCCCCGTCACGGTCATCGGCGTCTTCGAGGAGCGGGTCTTCCGCTTCCGCGAGGGCCAGCGCAACCAGTTCTGGTGGCGAAACCGCATCATCGCGGTGCCCGCGAACCTGGTGCAGCGGCGCATGAACGGCGACGCCTACCGCCGGGTGGACCGCATCACCTTCCGCATCCCCGACATGGGGGCCATGGGCGCCTTCGCCAGGCAGCTCTCCTACCTCGTGAAGGCCAACCACCGGCTCCAGGAGGACTTCCGCCTGGACGACGTGGCCGCCCGGATCCGCCGCCGCAACAGCCAGGGGGACGTCTACGACATCATCTTCCTGCTCTCGGGCGTGCTGGCCCTGGTGGGCGGCGGCATCGTGAACGTGAACATCCAGATGGCCGGCCTCAAGGAGCGCGTCCGCGAGGTGGGTGTGAAGATGGCCCTCGGCGCCTCCGGCCGGGAGATCTTCAAGGGCTTCATGACCGAGGCCCTGCTGCTCACGGCCCTGGGCAGCCTGGCGGGCCTGGTGCTGGGCGTGGGCTTCTCCTGGGTCATCACCAAGAGCCTCGGCATCCCCCTCTACATGACGCCCGCCAGCTTCCTCTGGGCCTACGGCCTGGCGGCCGCCTTCGGCTTCCTCTTCGCCCTCTACCCGGCCTGGAAGGCTTCCCGGCTGTCTCCGATGGAGGCTCTCCGCTATGAGTGA
- a CDS encoding ABC transporter permease: MSEETFILRSPGPSLLDGEAPAPPARSRGFSLAMLWEVVRTGLVELWAHKVRSLLTLTLLMLGVFALVVMTSVLDGVMDKISTGFAGMSWDGTVRIAPKTAETAEERSRFVMSPGLRQEDLSRLTAPHPKVLAFLPRAQRTSSVRITGDTERIFVTGVTPDYAVWMNRPIGLGRGLTEDDQRRRSTVAVVGATLAAKLFGGADPVGRDLVVEGVPFRIVGVQAPGQIFNEENYTDANGILIPLEAYMDRMDPAHKLAQVTVKLRRTEDLGEVSAMLLSRVRQAHHGIEDAEVVDLDAEAAKAYQNFLEQMHGWKVVLLSLAGTVLLVGGVGVLSVMLISFSDRRFEIGLRKALGASDHEIFIQFLLEAVVLAAIGALLGTVSGGLLCQALSASFPYGLVVNPVGLITAWIVALALAVVFGLYPAFRAMRLSPMEAMR; this comes from the coding sequence ATGAGTGAGGAAACCTTCATCCTCCGCTCCCCGGGCCCCTCCCTGCTGGACGGCGAAGCCCCCGCCCCACCCGCCCGGAGCCGCGGGTTCAGCCTCGCCATGCTCTGGGAAGTGGTCCGCACAGGCCTGGTGGAGCTCTGGGCCCACAAGGTGCGCAGCCTGCTCACGCTCACCCTGCTCATGCTGGGCGTCTTCGCCCTGGTGGTGATGACTTCCGTGCTCGACGGCGTCATGGACAAGATCAGCACCGGCTTTGCCGGCATGAGCTGGGACGGCACCGTGCGCATCGCCCCGAAGACCGCGGAAACCGCCGAGGAACGCAGCCGCTTCGTCATGAGCCCCGGCCTGCGCCAGGAGGACCTGTCGCGCCTCACGGCGCCCCACCCCAAGGTGCTGGCCTTCCTGCCCCGGGCCCAGCGCACCTCCTCGGTCCGCATCACCGGCGACACCGAGCGCATCTTCGTCACCGGAGTCACGCCGGACTATGCCGTCTGGATGAACCGCCCCATCGGCCTGGGCCGGGGCCTCACGGAGGATGACCAGCGGCGCCGGTCCACCGTGGCCGTGGTGGGCGCCACCCTCGCCGCCAAGCTCTTCGGAGGGGCCGATCCCGTGGGCCGCGACCTGGTCGTGGAAGGCGTGCCCTTCCGCATCGTGGGCGTCCAGGCCCCGGGGCAGATCTTCAACGAGGAGAACTACACCGACGCCAACGGCATCCTCATTCCGCTGGAAGCCTACATGGACCGCATGGACCCCGCCCACAAGCTGGCCCAGGTCACGGTGAAGCTCCGCCGCACCGAGGATCTTGGCGAAGTCTCGGCCATGCTCCTGAGCCGCGTCCGGCAGGCCCACCACGGCATCGAGGACGCCGAAGTGGTGGACCTGGACGCCGAGGCTGCCAAGGCCTACCAGAACTTCCTGGAGCAGATGCACGGCTGGAAGGTGGTGCTGCTGAGCCTGGCGGGCACGGTGCTTCTGGTGGGGGGCGTGGGTGTGCTGTCCGTCATGCTCATCAGCTTCAGCGACCGCCGCTTCGAGATCGGCCTGCGCAAGGCCCTGGGTGCCTCCGACCACGAGATCTTCATCCAGTTCCTGCTGGAGGCGGTCGTGCTCGCGGCCATCGGCGCCCTGCTCGGCACCGTCTCGGGTGGCCTGCTCTGCCAGGCCCTCTCCGCCAGCTTCCCCTACGGCCTGGTGGTCAATCCCGTGGGTCTCATCACCGCCTGGATCGTGGCCCTGGCCCTGGCCGTGGTCTTCGGCCTCTATCCCGCCTTCCGCGCCATGCGCCTGAGCCCCATGGAGGCGATGCGGTAG
- the arfB gene encoding alternative ribosome rescue aminoacyl-tRNA hydrolase ArfB, translating to MADPIQVTASVRIPGDAIRFKAVRAGGAGGQNVNKVSSKVELRVDLTAIEGLPEDALIRLRVAQRNRLDAEGLWIVISDRTRDQLKNLEDAREKAAEAVRAALVRPIPRRATRPTKASKERRLEAKKRSSDIKRRRSGPLE from the coding sequence ATGGCCGATCCCATCCAAGTCACCGCCTCCGTCCGCATCCCCGGCGACGCCATCCGCTTCAAAGCCGTGCGGGCCGGCGGCGCGGGCGGGCAGAACGTGAACAAGGTCTCGTCCAAGGTCGAGCTGCGCGTCGACCTGACCGCCATCGAGGGTCTTCCCGAGGATGCGCTGATCCGATTGCGCGTGGCCCAGCGCAACCGCCTTGATGCCGAGGGCCTCTGGATCGTCATCAGCGACCGCACCCGGGACCAGCTCAAGAACCTGGAGGATGCCCGGGAGAAGGCCGCCGAGGCCGTGCGCGCCGCCCTGGTGCGCCCCATCCCCCGACGGGCCACCCGCCCCACGAAGGCCTCCAAGGAACGGCGCCTGGAAGCCAAGAAGCGGTCTTCCGACATCAAGCGGCGGCGCAGCGGGCCCCTGGAGTAA
- a CDS encoding DUF6526 family protein yields MSAPQTYATHRRFEPLHHFILLPFFLITAVATITTFVRRPALGTLWIALLALAVLLLALQVRGYALKVQDRLICLEERLRLARLLPGDLQARIPELTVKQLVGLRFAADAEVPDRVREALQEQLTGEAIKKRIQTWRPDEFRV; encoded by the coding sequence ATGTCCGCGCCCCAGACCTACGCGACCCATCGCCGCTTCGAGCCGCTTCACCACTTCATCCTGCTTCCCTTCTTCCTGATCACCGCCGTCGCCACGATCACCACGTTCGTCCGCCGCCCTGCCCTGGGCACCCTCTGGATCGCCCTGCTCGCCCTGGCGGTGCTGCTCCTCGCCCTGCAGGTCCGCGGCTATGCCCTCAAGGTCCAGGACCGGCTCATCTGCCTCGAAGAGCGGCTGCGTCTGGCCCGACTCCTCCCCGGGGACCTGCAGGCCCGCATCCCCGAGCTGACCGTCAAGCAGCTCGTCGGGCTCCGCTTCGCGGCCGATGCCGAGGTCCCGGACCGCGTGCGGGAGGCGCTCCAGGAGCAGCTCACCGGAGAGGCCATCAAGAAGCGCATCCAGACCTGGCGGCCCGACGAGTTCCGGGTCTGA
- a CDS encoding DUF1684 domain-containing protein, protein MRIDDVSIILPLRWYDASMLRALALSSACLVLSAIAPPEAAYVQAVDAWHAQRTARLAAEDGWLSLVGLDWLQLGENTLGTAPGSTVLLPAGTAPARAGVFIVDGGTVRVRLVEGCGILVNGQAVVEAALKTDADGQPDLLRAGRIAFYVIRRGSRLGIRMKDPEAPARKAFQGVQRFPVDPAWRVEADFIPHATPQTRAIPTVLGTSEPMTAPGILRFKLKGRTYALEPLIEDPAHPELFIIFRDATSGRETYPAGRFLYAAMPKAGKVILDFNRAYNPPCAFSHFATCPLPPKRNELRVAVRAGEKDYGQH, encoded by the coding sequence GTGCGGATCGATGACGTGTCCATCATCCTACCGCTCCGCTGGTACGATGCCTCCATGCTCCGCGCCCTGGCCCTCTCCTCCGCCTGCCTCGTCCTCAGCGCCATCGCGCCACCTGAGGCGGCCTACGTGCAGGCCGTGGATGCCTGGCACGCCCAGCGAACCGCGCGGCTGGCGGCGGAGGACGGCTGGCTGAGCCTGGTGGGGCTGGACTGGCTCCAGCTGGGAGAGAACACGCTGGGTACTGCGCCTGGATCCACGGTGCTGCTGCCCGCGGGCACGGCCCCGGCCCGGGCGGGCGTCTTCATCGTGGATGGCGGCACGGTGCGGGTGCGCCTGGTGGAGGGCTGCGGGATCCTCGTGAACGGGCAGGCCGTGGTGGAAGCGGCACTGAAGACGGATGCGGACGGCCAGCCGGACCTGCTGCGGGCCGGTCGCATCGCCTTCTATGTCATCCGCCGGGGAAGCCGCCTGGGTATCCGCATGAAGGACCCGGAAGCCCCCGCCCGCAAGGCCTTCCAGGGGGTGCAGCGCTTCCCGGTGGACCCGGCCTGGCGGGTGGAGGCGGACTTCATCCCCCATGCCACCCCGCAGACCCGGGCCATTCCCACAGTGCTGGGCACTTCCGAGCCCATGACCGCGCCAGGGATCCTGCGCTTCAAGCTGAAGGGCCGGACCTATGCCCTGGAGCCCCTCATCGAGGACCCGGCCCACCCCGAGCTGTTCATCATCTTCCGCGACGCCACGAGCGGCAGGGAGACCTACCCGGCGGGGCGCTTCCTCTACGCCGCCATGCCCAAGGCCGGGAAGGTCATCCTGGATTTCAACCGGGCCTACAACCCCCCCTGCGCCTTCTCCCACTTCGCCACCTGCCCCCTGCCGCCCAAGCGGAACGAGCTCCGCGTGGCGGTCCGGGCGGGGGAGAAAGACTACGGCCAGCATTGA